The proteins below are encoded in one region of Lactuca sativa cultivar Salinas chromosome 3, Lsat_Salinas_v11, whole genome shotgun sequence:
- the LOC111894291 gene encoding uncharacterized protein LOC111894291 yields the protein MGNCSFKGFDASLAPIHVMTSSGQVLEFFSPKLVSEVVKGFPRHGIFKKDQLLSPLDHCEQLIGGQFYYLFPLAPEERNLPPAPDERDRRNEENALIESEPVRMSTSAVALQLVTKKLSDGSGFEVLPPPRKGVWKVKLVINTKQLEEILSEEVNTEALIEQMRAAVGSTKVVPRWSKGYWGVKLKPILCNVLNKTVVDDGFLSPKSVTPLLQ from the coding sequence ATGGGCAATTGTTCTTTCAAAGGATTCGATGCATCTCTCGCCCCGATCCATGTCATGACAAGCTCGGGTCAAGTACTAGAGTTTTTTAGTCCAAAACTCGTCTCAGAAGTCGTCAAGGGCTTTCCAAGACACGGGATTTTCAAAAAAGACCAATTACTGTCGCCATTAGATCACTGTGAGCAACTCATCGGTGGTCAGTTCTACTATCTCTTTCCTTTGGCCCCAGAGGAAAGAAACCTTCCTCCGGCACCAGACGAAAGAGACAGAAGGAATGAAGAAAATGCGTTGATTGAATCGGAGCCAGTAAGAATGTCGACGAGTGCGGTGGCGTTGCAACTTGTGACGAAGAAGCTGAGTGATGGGTCGGGATTTGAAGTGTTGCCTCCGCCTCGAAAGGGTGTATGGAAGGTGAAATTAGTGATTAATACGAAACAATTGGAGGAGATATTGTCGGAAGAAGTGAACACTGAGGCGTTGATTGAGCAAATGCGGGCGGCGGTGGGCTCCACGAAGGTGGTGCCGCGGTGGAGCAAGGGTTATTGGGGTGTGAAATTGAAGCCGATTCTTTGCAATGTGTTGAATAAAACGGTGGTTGATGACGGTTTTTTATCACCAAAGTCGGTCACTCCATTGTTGCAGTAG
- the LOC111894253 gene encoding uncharacterized protein At3g28850, with amino-acid sequence MGCASSKQIEAGTVDVYRPASTSFAVFDIHAIKEPWLAEEEQEDDGKPQPEKPVTQLPSPILEKLDNDEDPPRSWDEVSKELEDLKPTLNSPVPPPPLPTPADTSPAPTPMPAKKVKRRSFSFHTLEELEKNTKAANKPTSTLKKTESSNELTKFGSRLRRTDPGTKSISETGSISMQPPLTDGYKSLKENPFLLRDQMERDKQGLPPLFIKRDPLEDYQEICPPGGSEKVVIYTTSLGGIRRTYEDCNQVRSIMELHGFVYEERDVSLHGEFRTQLKELLGEFASVPRMFVKGRYIGGVDEIVGLNETGRLRRILSRVGIEKQVGRQACEGCGGARFVPCVDCGGSCKVVVGDKKEKERCPECNENGLIYCPMCS; translated from the coding sequence ATGGGTTGCGCCTCATCTAAACAAATTGAGGCCGGAACTGTCGATGTCTACCGTCCGGCCTCCACCAGTTTCGCTGTTTTCGACATCCACGCCATCAAAGAGCCATGGCTAGCTGAAGAAGAACAAGAGGATGATGGGAAGCCTCAGCCGGAAAAACCCGTCACTCAGTTGCCGTCCCCGATTCTCGAGAAGCTCGATAACGACGAAGATCCTCCGCGGTCATGGGATGAAGTCAGCAAGGAGTTGGAAGACTTAAAACCCACCCTAAACTctcctgtacctccaccgcctcttCCAACCCCAGCCGATACATCGCCTGCACCGACGCCGATGCCGGCGAAAAAGGTTAAACGCAGGAGCTTCTCTTTCCACACACTTGAAGAACTCGAAAAGAACACAAAGGCCGCAAACAAACCAACATCCACGTTGAAGAAAACCGAGTCGTCTAACGAGTTGACGAAATTTGGTTCCCGTTTGAGGCGAACGGATCCGGGTACCAAATCCATATCAGAGACAGGGTCCATATCAATGCAACCTCCATTGACAGACGGATATAAATCATTGAAAGAAAACCCGTTTTTATTAAGAGATCAGATGGAAAGAGATAAACAAGGCTTACCGCCGCTTTTCATTAAGCGGGACCCACTTGAGGATTACCAAGAAATCTGTCCACCCGGAGGGTCGGAAAAGGTGGTTATCTACACGACGTCGTTGGGTGGGATCCGAAGGACATATGAAGACTGTAACCAGGTTAGATCCATCATGGAGCTCCATGGGTTTGTGTATGAGGAACGGGACGTATCATTACACGGCGAGTTCCGGACTCAGTTGAAAGAGTTGCTTGGTGAGTTCGCGAGTGTTCCGAGGATGTTTGTTAAGGGTAGGTATATAGGAGGTGTAGATGAGATTGTTGGATTGAACGAGACGGGTCGACTCAGGAGGATACTGAGTCGAGTTGGCATTGAGAAACAGGTGGGTAGGCAAGCTTGTGAAGGGTGCGGTGGTGCTAGGTTCGTACCTTGTGTGGACTGCGGAGGGAGTTGTAAGGTTGTGGTCGGAgataagaaagaaaaagaaaggtGTCCCGAATGCAATGAAAATGGACTCATTTATTGTCCTATGTGTTCATAA